A DNA window from Agarivorans sp. TSD2052 contains the following coding sequences:
- the urtB gene encoding urea ABC transporter permease subunit UrtB, with translation MFADYTSTELTAIFAMQGFAGLILFSVFVLMALGLAIIFGQMGVINMAHGEFMILGAYITYLCSQLFSNYMPGLFDGYFFVAMILAFFVTGALGALVEWAMIRHLYKRPLDTLLATWGLSLILQQLYRTVFGAREVGVSLPDWLMGSYAITDIIEVPINGIFVMGLTIVITFGVYLLMQKSRLGKQTRAVVQNRAMAGAVGINTERVDRYTFALGCGIAGVAGSAFTMVGSTGPTAGQLYIVDTFLVVVFGGASSLLGTVASAFTISQAQSTMEFFLSGSMAKVLTLLTVVGILMLRPQGLFSLKIRR, from the coding sequence ATGTTTGCCGATTATACCAGTACAGAGCTTACCGCTATTTTTGCTATGCAGGGATTTGCCGGTCTTATCTTGTTTTCTGTTTTTGTTCTTATGGCGTTAGGGCTTGCCATCATATTCGGCCAAATGGGTGTGATAAACATGGCGCATGGCGAGTTTATGATATTAGGCGCCTATATCACCTACTTATGCTCTCAATTATTTAGTAATTATATGCCCGGTTTGTTTGATGGTTACTTTTTTGTAGCCATGATTTTGGCCTTCTTTGTCACCGGAGCCTTAGGAGCGCTGGTTGAATGGGCAATGATTCGCCACCTTTACAAACGCCCATTAGATACCTTACTAGCCACCTGGGGTTTGAGCCTCATTCTACAGCAGCTTTATCGTACCGTATTTGGCGCGCGTGAAGTTGGCGTAAGCCTACCGGATTGGTTGATGGGGTCGTACGCCATAACAGACATTATCGAAGTGCCAATAAACGGCATATTTGTGATGGGGCTAACCATTGTTATTACCTTTGGCGTTTACCTATTAATGCAAAAGTCACGCTTAGGTAAACAAACTCGTGCGGTTGTGCAAAACCGCGCAATGGCCGGGGCTGTCGGAATTAATACCGAACGCGTAGACCGCTATACCTTTGCGCTAGGTTGCGGCATCGCTGGGGTGGCCGGTTCTGCTTTCACCATGGTGGGGTCGACCGGACCAACTGCTGGCCAGCTATACATTGTGGATACTTTCTTAGTGGTGGTATTTGGCGGTGCATCTAGTTTATTAGGCACCGTAGCGTCAGCGTTCACCATTTCTCAGGCGCAATCCACCATGGAGTTTTTCCTCAGTGGTTCTATGGCCA
- the urtA gene encoding urea ABC transporter substrate-binding protein: MQKLDKSGLSNSLRRQILKGMMALPAAMLVSQLSFAAALSTAEVNTTGLAVTDDTVKVGILHSVTGTMAISETGSVQAEMLAIEQINAMGGVLGRQIEYVQEDGASDWPTFAEKSKKLLVKDKAAAVFGCWTSASRKAVLPVFEQYNGMLYYPTFYEGLEQSPNVIYTGQEATQQIIAGIDWVTKTKGAKSFFLLGSDYIWPRTSNKIARKHIEKLGLKVVGEEYYPLGHTQFNSVINKIKLKKPDVIYAIVVGGSNVAFYKQLKAAGIDMTKEKPLVLTISVTEDEILGIGGENIQGAYAAMKYFQSLTNQNNEEFVAAFKKRWGDDIVIGDVTQAAYLGPWLWKAAVEKAGSFDIDKVRAASPGLELKTAPEGYVRVHENHHLWSKTRIGHAKADGQYEIVYETEELIEPNPFPKGYQ, encoded by the coding sequence ATGCAAAAACTCGACAAATCAGGCTTAAGCAATTCGCTGCGCCGCCAAATTTTAAAGGGAATGATGGCATTGCCTGCTGCCATGCTGGTTTCGCAGCTCAGTTTTGCGGCTGCTTTAAGTACTGCAGAAGTGAATACCACCGGACTAGCAGTGACTGACGATACCGTTAAAGTGGGTATCCTGCACTCGGTAACCGGCACCATGGCGATTAGTGAAACAGGCTCGGTGCAAGCAGAAATGTTAGCCATTGAGCAAATCAACGCAATGGGAGGCGTGTTAGGCCGTCAGATTGAATATGTGCAAGAAGATGGCGCCAGTGATTGGCCGACCTTTGCTGAAAAATCTAAAAAATTGTTAGTTAAAGACAAGGCCGCAGCCGTTTTTGGTTGTTGGACATCAGCCTCTCGTAAAGCGGTATTACCCGTGTTTGAACAGTATAACGGTATGTTGTACTACCCGACTTTTTATGAAGGTTTGGAGCAATCACCTAACGTTATTTACACCGGCCAAGAAGCTACTCAGCAAATTATTGCAGGTATTGATTGGGTAACAAAAACCAAAGGCGCAAAAAGTTTCTTCCTACTGGGCTCTGATTATATTTGGCCACGAACCTCTAACAAAATTGCCCGCAAGCATATTGAAAAATTGGGTTTGAAAGTCGTGGGCGAAGAGTACTACCCGCTTGGACATACTCAGTTTAACTCGGTGATTAACAAAATTAAGCTGAAAAAACCTGATGTGATTTACGCCATTGTAGTGGGGGGGTCTAACGTTGCCTTCTACAAGCAGCTTAAAGCCGCGGGCATTGACATGACTAAGGAAAAACCACTGGTACTCACCATTTCAGTGACTGAAGACGAAATCTTAGGTATTGGCGGTGAAAACATCCAAGGTGCTTACGCAGCGATGAAGTACTTCCAAAGCTTAACCAACCAAAATAACGAAGAGTTCGTAGCTGCCTTTAAGAAACGTTGGGGCGACGACATTGTGATTGGTGATGTAACTCAAGCGGCTTACTTAGGCCCTTGGTTATGGAAGGCAGCAGTAGAAAAAGCCGGTTCATTCGACATTGATAAAGTACGCGCAGCGTCTCCTGGTTTAGAGTTAAAAACCGCTCCAGAAGGTTACGTACGAGTACATGAAAACCATCACTTATGGTCAAAAACTCGAATTGGCCACGCTAAAGCCGATGGTCAGTACGAAATCGTCTATGAAACTGAAGAACTGATTGAGCCTAATCCATTCCCGAAAGGTTACCAATAA
- a CDS encoding hybrid sensor histidine kinase/response regulator, whose protein sequence is MKDQHVFKARRNYNRWVANQTLEDYALRFTAKSARQWSVARVSNTALGAISFLALEAIGGALMLNFGFNNAIAAILVVSAIIFFCGVPISYYAARYGVDIDLLTRGAGFGYIGSTITSLIYASFTFIFFAIEAAIMASALELLFGIPLSIGYLISAIVVIPLVTHGITFISRFQLWSQPLWLVLQIAPFIFILWHESSAIDNWLQYQGHQEASPGQFDLHLFGAASGVLFSLMAQIGEQVDFLRFMPEKKQKHRACWWVALLSAGPGWIIVGAIKILLGSFLVVLAINAGVGADVAGDPIQMYQVAFSYVTQSPIVALSLAGIFVLICQLKINVTNAYAGSIAWSNFFSRLTHSHPGRVVWLVFNVIIALLIMELGIYSAIEDILGIYSNVAVAWVGALVADLVINKPLGYSPKHIEFKRAHLYDINPVGVGSMIIASFFGIVCYTGNLGDTAQALSPFIGLSVAFICSPLIAIATKGRYYIARESSLQFKHQGECTVCQNQFEIEDLASCPAYGGAICSLCCTLDARCHDQCKEKARFGEQLSQFMALILPKAVSSLMNTRLLQFSGLLGLIATLIAGLFYLVYLRIPITDLTTKAAISATLSQVFFLLMIIVGVLVWLFVLANDSRQFALDESMRQTKLLSHEISAHEATDKALQQAKDTAESANQAKSRYLTGISHELRTPLNSILGYAQLLEKAAGLSSEHAAKISLIKRSGEHLADIIEGLLDISRIEAGRLELQRDQVAIGELIDDLVDMFSLQAQEKGISFSYTPSPFLPHWVVADETHLRQILINLLSNAVKFTQQGGVSLSVSYRSQVAEFVIQDSGVGIEQEDENRIFKPFERVRKPGLPQIPGTGLGLTITQLLTDIMGGNISLSSTPGEGSCFKLSLMLSSIDKDTCQPPAQARISSINGSSKTVMVVDDDPNHRGLVAEILSPLGFVVLEATDAHACLNTLDKSTIDLFLLDISMPGMNGWQLLEKLREQGINTPIIMVSADATEAPQLGPSTSPNARPLHDDYLAKPIRDNALLEKIAKALAIGWNYHPVKQHQASDYQALGSKTALSDQHRQQLQEILDMAQLGFIQGIDKLLDVLEQDSTAVNITSELRKDLAQYNVTNIENFCKKVLAV, encoded by the coding sequence ATGAAAGACCAGCACGTATTCAAAGCACGGAGAAACTATAACCGCTGGGTGGCAAACCAAACGCTAGAAGATTATGCGCTTAGGTTCACCGCTAAAAGTGCGCGGCAATGGTCGGTAGCCCGAGTGTCCAATACCGCCTTAGGCGCTATCTCGTTCCTCGCATTAGAAGCCATTGGTGGCGCACTGATGCTCAACTTTGGTTTTAATAACGCTATCGCGGCGATACTGGTGGTATCCGCCATCATCTTTTTCTGTGGTGTACCAATTTCATACTATGCGGCGCGTTACGGGGTAGATATTGATCTGCTCACTCGTGGTGCAGGTTTCGGCTATATTGGCTCCACCATTACCTCACTTATTTATGCCTCGTTTACCTTCATATTTTTTGCTATTGAAGCGGCGATCATGGCCTCTGCTCTTGAGTTGTTATTTGGCATCCCCTTAAGTATTGGTTACCTGATCAGCGCTATTGTAGTGATCCCTTTAGTCACCCATGGGATCACCTTCATTAGCCGCTTTCAACTATGGAGCCAACCGCTATGGTTAGTTCTGCAGATTGCCCCTTTTATATTTATTCTGTGGCACGAATCAAGCGCAATAGACAACTGGTTGCAATACCAAGGTCACCAAGAGGCTTCGCCAGGCCAGTTTGATTTGCATTTGTTTGGTGCAGCTTCAGGAGTCTTATTCTCCTTGATGGCGCAAATTGGCGAACAAGTCGACTTCCTAAGGTTCATGCCTGAGAAGAAACAAAAACACCGCGCGTGCTGGTGGGTAGCGCTACTTAGTGCAGGCCCTGGTTGGATAATCGTAGGGGCAATAAAAATACTCTTGGGTTCATTTTTAGTGGTATTGGCCATTAATGCTGGTGTGGGTGCCGACGTGGCGGGCGATCCTATTCAAATGTACCAAGTCGCTTTTTCCTATGTGACCCAATCACCGATCGTTGCTCTGTCGTTAGCGGGGATATTTGTGTTGATTTGCCAGCTCAAAATTAATGTTACTAACGCCTATGCTGGGTCTATTGCTTGGTCTAACTTTTTCTCTCGCCTAACCCATAGCCACCCCGGCCGAGTGGTTTGGTTAGTCTTTAACGTGATCATCGCCTTGCTGATTATGGAGCTGGGGATCTACTCTGCTATCGAAGACATACTAGGAATTTATTCAAATGTCGCGGTCGCTTGGGTAGGTGCACTGGTCGCCGATTTAGTGATTAACAAACCGCTTGGCTATAGCCCCAAGCACATAGAATTTAAACGTGCACACCTCTACGACATAAATCCAGTGGGGGTGGGTTCGATGATTATTGCCTCATTTTTTGGCATTGTTTGCTATACCGGAAACCTAGGTGATACCGCTCAGGCTTTGTCGCCTTTTATCGGCCTATCGGTGGCATTTATCTGCTCGCCACTGATCGCCATTGCCACCAAGGGTCGCTACTACATTGCACGAGAATCAAGCCTGCAATTTAAACACCAAGGCGAATGTACGGTATGCCAAAACCAATTCGAGATTGAAGATTTAGCCAGTTGCCCCGCTTATGGTGGCGCCATCTGTTCATTGTGCTGCACCTTGGATGCCCGCTGCCATGATCAGTGCAAAGAAAAAGCCCGATTTGGTGAGCAACTCAGTCAATTCATGGCGCTTATTCTTCCTAAGGCGGTGTCGTCTTTAATGAATACCCGGCTACTACAATTCTCTGGACTATTAGGGCTGATAGCCACACTGATTGCCGGTTTGTTTTACTTAGTCTATTTGCGCATTCCTATTACAGACCTCACCACCAAAGCAGCCATTTCGGCAACCCTCAGCCAAGTATTCTTTTTATTGATGATTATTGTTGGGGTATTAGTGTGGCTATTTGTTTTAGCTAACGACAGCCGTCAGTTCGCGTTAGATGAGTCGATGCGCCAAACTAAACTGCTGAGTCACGAGATATCGGCCCATGAAGCCACCGATAAAGCCCTGCAGCAAGCCAAGGATACTGCTGAATCAGCTAACCAAGCGAAAAGCCGTTACCTCACAGGTATTAGCCATGAACTGAGAACGCCACTCAACTCAATATTAGGGTATGCCCAGCTACTAGAAAAAGCAGCCGGGCTATCCAGCGAGCATGCGGCAAAAATATCGCTAATAAAACGCAGTGGCGAGCACTTAGCCGACATCATTGAAGGCTTGCTAGACATATCACGTATTGAAGCGGGCCGATTGGAGCTACAACGCGACCAAGTGGCCATTGGCGAGTTAATTGACGACCTGGTCGATATGTTTAGCCTGCAAGCTCAGGAAAAAGGCATTAGTTTCAGCTATACGCCAAGCCCATTTTTACCCCACTGGGTAGTCGCTGATGAAACTCACCTGCGCCAAATACTCATAAATTTACTCTCTAATGCGGTGAAGTTTACTCAACAAGGTGGTGTATCGCTCAGCGTTAGCTATCGTAGCCAAGTAGCCGAATTTGTTATCCAAGATAGCGGAGTGGGCATTGAACAAGAAGATGAAAATAGGATCTTCAAGCCTTTTGAACGGGTCCGTAAACCCGGTTTGCCGCAAATACCAGGCACTGGGCTTGGGCTAACTATCACCCAACTGCTCACTGACATCATGGGAGGAAATATCAGCTTAAGCAGCACGCCGGGTGAAGGCAGTTGCTTCAAATTAAGCTTAATGCTGTCTAGCATTGACAAAGACACCTGTCAGCCTCCCGCTCAAGCCAGAATTAGTTCAATTAATGGTTCCAGTAAAACAGTAATGGTCGTGGATGACGACCCTAACCATCGCGGCCTAGTGGCCGAAATACTCTCCCCCTTAGGCTTTGTGGTGCTCGAGGCGACCGACGCTCATGCCTGCTTAAACACCCTTGATAAATCAACCATTGATTTATTTTTACTTGATATTTCTATGCCAGGAATGAATGGTTGGCAGCTGCTCGAAAAATTACGTGAACAGGGAATAAACACCCCCATTATTATGGTTTCTGCCGATGCGACCGAAGCACCTCAGTTAGGACCGAGTACAAGCCCGAACGCACGACCACTTCACGATGACTATTTAGCAAAACCAATACGCGACAATGCGCTGTTAGAAAAAATAGCCAAGGCCTTAGCCATTGGCTGGAACTACCACCCAGTTAAACAGCATCAAGCAAGCGACTATCAAGCTTTAGGCTCTAAGACTGCGCTAAGCGATCAACACCGCCAACAATTACAAGAAATATTAGACATGGCGCAACTGGGCTTTATTCAAGGCATCGATAAGCTGCTTGATGTTCTGGAACAAGACTCAACAGCGGTCAACATTACCAGCGAGCTAAGAAAAGATTTAGCCCAATATAACGTCACCAACATCGAGAATTTTTGTAAGAAGGTACTAGCCGTATGA
- a CDS encoding response regulator: MSTTDSKGIILVVDDAAESLGMLNTALIEQGYTVLVAMDGQQALNITQRINPDLILMDALMPNMDGFEACQLLKKNSDSSDIPVIFMTGLSDSESVIKGLESGGVDYIHKPIKLDELFARITVHLHNARLTRSAHGALDEMGQATFTFSSKGQVIWTSSKAKLILSSVDFEASETADIVCQQLRQWLTHAPEKHSLLSVKKISKPLQVRYLGQSSPGEHLLRLVDNDEQSIRDSLRQRFNLTERESEVVFWLAQGKTNREIAQILTMSPRTVNKHLEPVFQKLAVENRTSATAVCLAYLNDI, from the coding sequence ATGAGTACAACAGATTCAAAAGGTATTATTTTAGTCGTCGACGACGCTGCCGAATCTTTAGGCATGTTAAACACCGCCTTAATCGAACAAGGTTACACCGTACTGGTTGCCATGGACGGACAACAAGCCTTAAATATTACCCAACGGATTAATCCAGATTTAATTCTGATGGACGCATTAATGCCTAACATGGACGGTTTTGAAGCCTGCCAATTACTGAAGAAAAACAGTGATTCTAGTGATATACCGGTAATATTCATGACCGGTTTAAGCGACAGCGAGTCAGTGATCAAAGGCCTAGAATCTGGCGGCGTCGACTATATTCACAAACCGATAAAACTCGATGAACTGTTTGCCCGGATAACCGTGCATTTACACAATGCCCGGCTAACACGCAGTGCCCATGGAGCCCTAGATGAAATGGGTCAAGCTACGTTTACCTTCAGTAGCAAAGGGCAAGTGATTTGGACGAGTTCGAAGGCCAAACTAATCCTCTCTTCAGTTGACTTTGAAGCAAGCGAAACTGCCGACATAGTTTGCCAACAACTGAGGCAATGGCTCACTCACGCCCCCGAAAAGCACAGCCTCTTATCTGTAAAAAAAATATCTAAGCCTCTGCAAGTGCGTTACTTGGGACAATCGTCACCCGGTGAACATCTATTACGCTTAGTCGATAACGACGAACAGAGCATTCGCGATTCACTGCGGCAACGGTTTAACTTAACCGAGCGAGAGTCTGAAGTGGTATTTTGGTTAGCCCAAGGCAAAACCAATCGAGAAATTGCCCAAATACTGACCATGAGTCCGCGCACCGTAAACAAGCACCTTGAACCGGTGTTCCAAAAGCTTGCTGTAGAAAACCGAACCAGTGCCACCGCGGTCTGCTTAGCCTATTTAAACGATATATAA
- a CDS encoding FRG domain-containing protein codes for MKIHNVSSFSELHEILSVYRKSNRWVFRGHADPHWVLTPKAGREPYNKSDDLTILQAWKRRAVEYVTNAPENDWDWLATAQHHGLATRLLDWSYNPMVAAYFATTHQYESDSHIYCYKPHKILIPQHVPPKDYDSISLFKPNGVVPRIARQGGVFTTHGQPNKPLGEVLHYEDELELIVIDKNYVKELGFELNHYGINDAFTFPDLDGLSRHVNWYTENQDYWVAQALTLDDASNISSNS; via the coding sequence TTGAAGATTCACAATGTGTCTAGTTTTTCTGAACTACACGAAATACTGTCGGTTTACCGCAAATCCAATCGTTGGGTTTTTCGAGGGCACGCCGACCCACATTGGGTTTTGACACCTAAAGCAGGGAGAGAGCCCTACAACAAATCTGATGACCTGACAATTCTTCAAGCCTGGAAAAGGCGAGCTGTAGAATATGTTACAAATGCTCCTGAAAATGATTGGGATTGGTTGGCAACAGCACAACATCATGGCTTGGCAACTAGGCTATTAGATTGGAGCTACAATCCTATGGTTGCCGCGTATTTCGCTACCACACATCAGTATGAATCTGACTCTCATATCTATTGCTATAAACCTCATAAGATACTCATTCCACAACATGTCCCCCCCAAAGACTACGATAGCATTTCGCTATTTAAGCCAAATGGTGTCGTCCCAAGAATTGCAAGGCAAGGTGGTGTTTTTACAACTCATGGTCAACCCAATAAACCTTTAGGAGAGGTTTTACATTACGAAGACGAGCTTGAATTAATCGTTATTGATAAAAATTATGTCAAAGAACTAGGGTTCGAACTGAATCACTATGGCATAAATGATGCTTTTACATTCCCTGACTTAGACGGCTTGTCAAGGCACGTAAATTGGTACACGGAGAATCAAGACTATTGGGTCGCACAAGCTCTCACCCTTGACGATGCGTCTAACATTTCGTCCAACAGTTAG